A single region of the bacterium genome encodes:
- a CDS encoding SH3 domain-containing protein, translating into GYSFVRKGPGVEYEVVDTLLQDEKVLFFSDQNNWFKVYRIEDTTYLGYVFHNRIRQMLPYADNKYVLSFKINNSTGYIGKSAQKGYFFLFPDDVNKDKWQESSASGDFNYIHADSVSKYICHFLLYKALDEFKFVDGPSLSLKSALSCLPLDLNGDKSGFQNASRGFYIDYHPGPHKPLYGNWIETNTVDLLQSKGINYDTTITYYDTECSLYEKHIFFSSEMNGQQYCVIIVPGVEGGLSTSYFFSAKQFKNLKSHLTTVDAEIGDCAKRLLSFDRSSVIKYYGTPFFENKDIIIYITASHDRFFEYRLLDIPKNIWERNSIGRVGNGILFFEIENNRVVFAGDMALRIAQ; encoded by the coding sequence GTTCAAAGTGTACAGGATAGAAGATACCACTTATCTTGGATATGTTTTTCACAATAGAATAAGGCAAATGCTTCCTTATGCTGATAATAAGTATGTGCTTTCTTTCAAAATAAATAATAGTACAGGCTATATTGGCAAATCAGCACAAAAAGGTTACTTCTTCTTATTCCCGGATGACGTTAACAAGGATAAATGGCAAGAGAGCTCTGCTTCAGGTGATTTTAATTATATTCATGCAGATAGTGTGAGTAAATACATCTGCCATTTCCTTCTCTACAAGGCATTGGACGAATTCAAATTCGTTGACGGCCCCTCGCTTTCGCTTAAAAGTGCTCTATCCTGTTTGCCTCTTGATCTTAATGGCGATAAAAGCGGTTTTCAAAACGCATCAAGGGGTTTTTATATTGATTATCATCCTGGCCCGCACAAGCCGTTATATGGCAATTGGATAGAAACGAATACTGTTGATCTGTTACAAAGCAAAGGTATCAATTACGATACGACCATAACATACTATGATACGGAATGCTCTCTGTATGAAAAACATATCTTCTTTTCATCGGAAATGAATGGTCAACAGTATTGCGTTATAATAGTGCCTGGAGTAGAAGGTGGGTTGTCTACAAGCTATTTCTTTTCTGCCAAACAATTCAAAAACCTCAAAAGCCATTTGACGACAGTTGATGCAGAGATCGGGGATTGCGCAAAGCGCCTTCTGAGCTTTGATAGATCCTCCGTAATAAAATATTACGGCACTCCATTTTTCGAAAACAAAGACATTATTATATACATCACAGCTTCTCACGATAGGTTCTTCGAATACAGATTATTGGATATTCCAAAGAATATCTGGGAGCGCAATTCCATAGGGCGCGTCGGAAATGGAATATTATTCTTTGAGATAGAAAACAACAGGGTTGTTTTTGCTGGAGATATGGCTCTTCGGATAGCTCAGTAG